One window from the genome of Actinoplanes teichomyceticus ATCC 31121 encodes:
- a CDS encoding alanine racemase, whose protein sequence is MTIDWRSKGFWLPDGERTPEQIAGDRPSIFGGGFTWPLLVVRGSAVEANIATMAAYCRRHGFDFAPHAKTTMAPGLLDAQLRAGAWGMTVATPNQALVLRRLGVRRVLIANQVLDATALRWLAGETAAGWEVYFQVDSVAGVRSAGAAGRARVLVELGHPGGRTGVRTVDELLEVARAAAATPGVEPVGITGYEGQIPDRAEVDAYLDRLAEGFHRLSAAGLLPEDPIVSAGGSAWFDRVADRLGGLAARARLILRSGASVTHDDGFYRERTPFVRMPEEGPLAAALEIWAQVLSAPEPGLALAGMGKRDAPFDEGLPVPLEIRRADGRTAPAAGLRVTRLNDHHAYLAVAPEATIAPGDLVRFGISHPCTAFDKWRDIPVVDDDRRVVDVLHTYF, encoded by the coding sequence GTGACGATCGACTGGCGCAGCAAGGGGTTCTGGCTGCCGGACGGTGAGCGGACACCGGAACAGATCGCGGGCGACCGGCCGAGCATCTTCGGCGGCGGCTTCACCTGGCCGCTGCTGGTCGTGCGGGGTAGCGCGGTGGAGGCGAACATCGCCACCATGGCGGCCTACTGCCGGCGGCACGGATTCGACTTCGCCCCGCACGCCAAGACCACCATGGCGCCCGGCCTGCTCGACGCCCAGCTGCGGGCCGGCGCCTGGGGGATGACCGTGGCCACCCCCAACCAGGCGCTGGTGCTGCGGCGGCTGGGCGTGCGGCGGGTGCTGATCGCCAACCAGGTGCTCGACGCCACCGCGCTGCGCTGGCTGGCCGGCGAGACCGCCGCCGGCTGGGAGGTGTACTTCCAGGTGGACTCGGTCGCCGGGGTGCGCTCGGCGGGCGCGGCCGGGCGGGCCCGGGTCCTCGTCGAGCTCGGGCACCCCGGTGGGCGTACCGGGGTGCGCACCGTGGACGAACTGCTCGAGGTGGCCCGCGCCGCGGCCGCCACGCCCGGGGTCGAGCCGGTCGGCATCACCGGGTACGAGGGGCAGATCCCCGACCGGGCCGAGGTGGACGCGTACCTGGACCGGCTGGCCGAGGGCTTCCACCGGCTGTCCGCGGCCGGGCTGCTGCCGGAGGATCCGATCGTGTCGGCCGGCGGCAGCGCGTGGTTCGACCGGGTCGCCGACCGGCTCGGCGGGCTCGCCGCACGAGCCCGGCTGATCCTGCGCAGCGGGGCCTCGGTCACCCACGACGACGGCTTCTACCGGGAGCGGACGCCGTTCGTCCGGATGCCCGAGGAGGGGCCGCTGGCGGCGGCGCTGGAGATCTGGGCGCAGGTGCTGTCGGCGCCCGAGCCCGGGCTCGCGCTGGCCGGGATGGGCAAGCGCGACGCGCCGTTCGACGAGGGGCTGCCGGTGCCGCTGGAGATCCGGCGGGCGGACGGCCGGACGGCGCCGGCCGCGGGGCTGCGGGTGACCCGGCTCAACGACCATCACGCGTACCTGGCGGTGGCGCCGGAGGCCACGATCGCGCCCGGGGACCTGGTGCGGTTCGGGATCTCGCACCCGTGCACCGCGTTCGACAAGTGGCGCGACATCCCGGTGGTGGACGACGACCGGCGGGTGGTGGACGTGCTGCACACGTACTTCTGA
- a CDS encoding aminoglycoside phosphotransferase family protein, which yields MAEITLPDTFVGQVTRWWPVAGARWLAALPETVEQVLRDWDLRLAGTFPLSLNWVVRVLRADGSTAVLKLGVPASEHLAREAAALEFFAGRGAVALLARDPARGATLLEEARPGVPARAVLGPVGARSRPDGPEPAPHGAGAGRAATARRDEAATAALIGVIRRLHRPAPPGLALPELAARRVSFDEHLRRFPGDDPLPRELVERAGRLFGELCATAPGRVVLHGDLHHDNVLTATREPWLAIDPHGVVGDPGYEVGAMLYNPDPMGDDDTVLQLAPARVEQLAAGLDMPMDRVVAWGFVQAVLSGVWTAAAGGTDAGRPLRLARDLLPRLP from the coding sequence ATGGCGGAGATCACCCTGCCCGACACGTTCGTCGGTCAGGTCACGCGGTGGTGGCCGGTCGCCGGCGCCCGCTGGCTGGCCGCCCTGCCGGAGACGGTGGAGCAGGTCCTGCGGGACTGGGACCTGCGGCTGGCCGGCACGTTCCCGCTGAGCCTGAACTGGGTGGTGCGGGTGCTGCGGGCGGACGGGTCGACCGCGGTGCTGAAGCTGGGCGTGCCGGCGTCGGAGCACCTCGCGCGGGAGGCCGCCGCGCTGGAGTTCTTCGCCGGGCGCGGCGCGGTCGCGCTCCTGGCCCGCGACCCCGCCCGCGGCGCGACGCTGCTGGAGGAGGCCCGGCCCGGCGTCCCGGCGCGGGCGGTGCTCGGACCGGTCGGGGCGCGGTCCCGGCCGGACGGCCCGGAACCGGCGCCGCACGGCGCGGGTGCGGGGCGGGCGGCGACCGCGCGGCGGGACGAGGCGGCCACGGCCGCCCTGATCGGGGTGATCCGCCGCCTGCACCGGCCGGCCCCGCCCGGCCTCGCGCTCCCCGAGCTGGCCGCGCGCCGGGTGTCCTTCGACGAGCACCTGCGGCGCTTCCCGGGCGACGACCCGCTGCCCCGGGAGCTGGTGGAGCGGGCCGGGCGCCTGTTCGGCGAGCTGTGCGCGACCGCGCCCGGGCGCGTCGTGCTGCACGGCGACCTGCACCACGACAACGTGCTCACCGCCACCCGGGAGCCGTGGCTGGCGATCGACCCGCACGGGGTGGTGGGCGATCCGGGCTACGAGGTCGGGGCGATGCTCTACAACCCGGACCCGATGGGCGACGACGACACCGTGCTGCAGCTGGCGCCGGCCCGGGTCGAGCAGCTCGCCGCCGGGCTGGACATGCCGATGGACCGGGTGGTGGCCTGGGGTTTCGTGCAGGCGGTGCTGTCCGGGGTGTGGACCGCCGCGGCCGGCGGCACGGACGCCGGGCGGCCGCTGCGCCTGGCCCGCGATCTGCTGCCCCGGCTGCCCTGA